The following coding sequences are from one Nicotiana tabacum cultivar K326 chromosome 1, ASM71507v2, whole genome shotgun sequence window:
- the LOC107804039 gene encoding uncharacterized protein LOC107804039, with product MIVSEIYQALTACKAGADFFEGRNLLLQMWMIEHLCHHPQYMSYGSMEKICIEEFDTRISGFNLLEEFGDWVSRLRSITAGQIEWTLDWLPVEEIVYMPATGPYLLLIVLRGIQPYAPYQVMRQLGRCQVTHPNEDLSVYAVEVSSDSQFHEETVRHIWNECQYLTTNTRVRDLSRGMVSLAYLAWYRKKNTSRAKPERPTKKPHIQEFVEASQEQWAWLAKENKYRATIGKLEKQVRGLQFENGLQAAADEGEKKKLAKENDALRAQIQEMKIATENPARNAKDEKLISNLWQKVGEYGFDLKRAEGELSRARTKLAKNAEERARLVQQLKEKYDNGVVGLKKNIIVLKNKMTKQAKDFKVEREHCYALMSHLEKDL from the coding sequence atgatagtgtctgagatataccaagctctcacagcttgtaaagctggggcagactTTTTTGAGGGAcgcaatttgctattacaaatgtggatgattgagcatctatgtcaccaccctcagtatatgagttatggcTCCATGGAGAAAATATGCATTGAAGAGTTCgacacaaggatttcagggttcaaTCTTCTAGAAGAGTTTGGAGATTGGGTATCCCGCCTTCGCTCCATCACTGCGGGGCAAATAGAGTGGACACTGgattggcttcctgttgaagaaattgtgtatatgcctgCCACCGGTCCTTACCTCCTCCTAATTGTTCTTCGAGGCATTCAGCCTTATGCTCCATACCAGGTGATGAGACAATTGGGAAGATGCCAGGTGACGCACCCAaatgaagatcttagtgtttatgCGGTCGAAGTCAGCTCCGAcagccaatttcatgaagaaacagttCGGCATATTTGGAACGAGTGCCAGTATTTAACAACAAACACTCGTGTGCGTGACCTATCTAGAGGCATGGTCTCACTCGCCTATCTTGCTTGGTATAGGAAAAAGAACACCTCAAGGGCCAAACCTGAAAGACCAACCAAAAAGCCTCACATCCAGGAATTTgttgaggcgtcgcaagaacagtgggcttggttggccaaggagaataagtacagggccacaataggcaaATTGGAAAAACAAGTACGGGGCCTTCAGtttgagaatggtttgcaagccgccgcggatgagggtgaaaagaaaaagctagccaaagaaaatgacgcccttcgagcccaaattcaggaaatgaaaatagcaaccGAAAACCCCGCCAGAAATGCAAAAGATGAAAAGCTTATAAGTAACCTTTGGCAGAAAGTGGGTGAATATGGTTTTGATCTGAAAAGGGCCGAGGGCGAATTGTCAAGGGCTCGAACAAAATTGGCTAAGAATGCGGAGGAACGAGCGCGCTTGGTTCaacagttaaaagagaaatatgacaatggagtcgtggggttgaagaaaaataTCATCGTCCTTAAGAACAAAATGACCAAGCAGGCAAAAGATTTCAAAGtagaaagagaacattgttatgcacTGATGTCGCATTTAGAAAAAGACCTATAG